From the genome of Spirosomataceae bacterium TFI 002, one region includes:
- a CDS encoding CDP-paratose 2-epimerase: MSHKILITGGAGFVGSALALELKANYPSYHIICLDNLKRKGSELNVARLGKAGIEFVHGDIRSKEDFDALPAVDSVIEASAEPSVLAGLDGTPDYLINTNLFGTVNCLNYARKHMANFIFLSTSRIYPIKTIETLNFEEKENRFALSDNQTTKGVSSKGIAEDFPLDGARSLYGTTKLASELIIQEYNEFYGLKTIVNRCGVLTGPWQMGKVDQGVMVLWIAKHYFEKQLSFIGYEGSGKQTRDMLHVKDLYRLIDWQLHNIDKINGETFNVGGGVEVSTSLQELTKICQRVTGKTIPIEKVLENRPADIKLYVTDNTKVTATTGWKPQISIETIVEEITEWLKENEEALKPILS, translated from the coding sequence ATGTCTCATAAAATATTGATTACTGGTGGTGCTGGATTTGTAGGCTCAGCACTTGCTCTAGAACTAAAAGCCAACTACCCAAGCTATCACATTATTTGCTTGGATAATCTCAAAAGAAAAGGATCAGAACTCAATGTGGCTCGCTTAGGAAAAGCGGGAATAGAGTTTGTTCATGGTGATATCAGAAGTAAAGAGGATTTTGATGCTCTTCCAGCTGTGGACTCCGTGATAGAAGCTTCTGCGGAGCCATCTGTTCTTGCAGGGCTAGATGGAACTCCAGATTACTTAATCAACACCAATCTCTTTGGAACAGTAAATTGCCTGAACTATGCTCGTAAGCACATGGCTAATTTTATATTCCTTTCTACAAGTAGGATTTATCCTATCAAAACGATAGAGACACTGAATTTCGAAGAGAAAGAAAATCGTTTCGCTCTTTCGGATAATCAAACTACCAAAGGAGTAAGTTCAAAAGGTATTGCAGAAGATTTTCCACTAGATGGAGCTCGTTCTTTATACGGAACAACCAAATTAGCATCTGAGCTTATTATTCAAGAGTATAATGAATTCTATGGTCTTAAAACCATTGTGAACAGATGTGGAGTTTTAACTGGCCCATGGCAAATGGGAAAGGTAGATCAAGGCGTAATGGTTTTATGGATAGCGAAACACTATTTTGAAAAGCAACTATCTTTTATTGGTTATGAGGGAAGCGGAAAGCAAACTAGAGACATGCTTCATGTAAAAGACCTCTATCGCTTGATCGATTGGCAGTTACACAATATTGATAAAATAAATGGAGAAACCTTTAACGTAGGTGGAGGTGTAGAGGTTAGTACTTCTTTGCAGGAATTAACGAAAATATGTCAAAGAGTAACAGGCAAAACTATTCCAATAGAGAAAGTACTAGAGAATAGACCAGCGGATATTAAGCTTTATGTAACAGACAACACAAAAGTAACTGCTACTACTGGATGGAAACCTCAAATTAGTATTGAGACTATCGTAGAAGAGATAACCGAATGGTTGAAAGAAAATGAAGAGGCTTTAAAACCCATATTGAGTTAA
- a CDS encoding ribosome biogenesis GTPase, whose product MSHLEGIVRRSTGSWYEVKTSAGETIPCRLKGKFKIKGLKVTNPIAVGDVVYFKLEDTEEKNGVIFDIQPRKNYIIRQSVHKTAHGHLIASNLDQAILIATVNYPKTSLGFIDRFLVTAESFRIPALILFNKIDLLESEDEEELELLMDLYEELGYKCLPISALHKINIDKVHEVLEGKLSLVTGHSGVGKSQLINTIIPDLDLATSEISSFANKGVHTTTFAEMFNVNEETTIIDTPGIKELGLMDMVQTEIGHYFPEIRDLMGECKFNNCIHVNEPKCAIKDAVGEGKIAESRYLSYLSMLENDDNRR is encoded by the coding sequence ATGTCCCATTTAGAAGGAATCGTAAGAAGGTCTACAGGGTCATGGTATGAGGTGAAAACTTCGGCTGGTGAAACTATACCATGTAGGTTAAAAGGAAAGTTCAAGATTAAAGGTCTGAAGGTTACCAATCCTATTGCGGTTGGAGATGTTGTCTATTTTAAATTAGAAGATACAGAAGAAAAAAACGGGGTAATATTCGATATACAGCCACGTAAAAACTATATCATTCGTCAGAGTGTGCATAAAACTGCTCACGGACACCTAATCGCTAGCAACTTAGATCAGGCAATTTTGATAGCCACAGTAAACTACCCTAAAACCTCTCTTGGTTTTATAGATCGTTTTTTAGTTACAGCAGAGTCTTTTCGAATTCCTGCATTGATACTTTTCAATAAAATTGACCTATTGGAGTCAGAGGATGAAGAGGAGTTAGAATTGTTAATGGACCTTTATGAAGAGCTAGGATATAAATGCTTACCTATATCGGCTTTGCACAAAATAAATATCGATAAAGTTCATGAAGTATTAGAGGGTAAGTTGTCTTTAGTAACTGGACACTCTGGAGTTGGAAAGTCACAGCTGATCAATACCATAATTCCTGATTTGGATTTAGCCACTTCTGAGATTTCGAGCTTTGCTAATAAAGGTGTTCACACCACTACATTTGCTGAAATGTTTAATGTCAATGAAGAAACCACCATTATTGATACACCAGGAATCAAGGAGCTTGGGTTGATGGATATGGTTCAAACAGAGATTGGTCATTATTTTCCAGAGATACGTGATTTGATGGGGGAGTGTAAGTTCAACAATTGTATTCATGTGAATGAGCCTAAGTGTGCAATAAAGGATGCAGTAGGAGAAGGCAAAATAGCTGAAAGCAGATACTTGAGTTACTTAAGTATGCTTGAAAACGATGACAATAGAAGATAG